The Gymnodinialimonas sp. 57CJ19 genome includes a window with the following:
- a CDS encoding methyltransferase domain-containing protein, with protein MCAWDKESFYKIHADLPREGPGETADVAWAAEVAGLRAGALICDAGSGPGGDLGALLRAAKDAHVTAIDAHAPFIEAARERWGADKRVELVAGDYTEITGPFDFIWSAGAVYFHGIADLLPQWAPALAPGGAIAFSEPCLFTDGPPSDVVKALWDDYPRLTDAKGIAAQVTLAGFETIATRKLSDVAWESYYRPMEARIAVLRRTADARMNGALDEAEAEIAAWRANRAETGYLLSVARPL; from the coding sequence ATGTGCGCATGGGATAAAGAGAGTTTCTACAAGATCCACGCCGACCTGCCCCGAGAGGGGCCGGGAGAAACCGCCGATGTTGCGTGGGCGGCAGAGGTGGCGGGGCTTCGGGCCGGAGCCCTGATTTGCGACGCGGGCTCTGGCCCCGGCGGCGATCTGGGCGCTTTGTTGCGGGCGGCGAAAGACGCCCACGTCACGGCAATCGACGCCCACGCGCCGTTTATTGAAGCGGCGCGAGAGCGCTGGGGCGCGGATAAGCGGGTTGAGTTGGTGGCGGGCGACTACACCGAAATCACCGGGCCGTTTGATTTCATCTGGTCGGCGGGGGCGGTCTATTTCCACGGGATCGCTGATTTGCTTCCCCAATGGGCGCCGGCCCTGGCACCGGGCGGGGCGATTGCGTTTTCGGAGCCCTGTTTGTTCACCGATGGCCCGCCCTCGGATGTGGTGAAAGCTCTGTGGGATGATTACCCGCGCCTGACCGATGCCAAGGGCATCGCGGCGCAGGTGACACTGGCGGGGTTTGAGACGATTGCCACAAGGAAGCTCTCGGATGTGGCGTGGGAAAGTTATTACCGCCCGATGGAGGCGCGGATTGCGGTGCTGCGGCGCACGGCAGACGCCCGCATGAACGGCGCGTTGGATGAGGCCGAGGCCGAGATCGCCGCGTGGCGGGCGAACCGTGCCGAGACTGGATATCTGCTGTCCGTTGCGAGGCCCTTGTGA
- a CDS encoding DNA-3-methyladenine glycosylase 2 family protein produces the protein MGQILARIETAADVAEGFAQLCRIEPRFQAVSGPLPLRRREDGFGALLNAIVGQQVSTASAAAIWGRVLAAGYGAEGAVAAASEAQLQACGLSRPKVRYAKALADAGLDYGAMRGAPVEDVLATLIAVPGIGRWTAEIYAKFALGHADVFAAGDLALQEGAKLLFGLERRPSEKDMRAMAEAWTPVRAIAARALWAYYREMTKREGAI, from the coding sequence ATGGGGCAGATCTTGGCGCGTATCGAGACGGCGGCGGATGTGGCCGAGGGATTTGCGCAGTTGTGCCGGATAGAACCTAGGTTTCAGGCGGTTTCGGGCCCGCTGCCGTTGCGGCGCAGGGAAGATGGGTTTGGCGCGTTGCTGAACGCCATTGTCGGGCAGCAGGTTTCGACCGCGTCGGCGGCGGCGATATGGGGCCGGGTTCTGGCGGCAGGTTACGGCGCGGAGGGGGCGGTGGCGGCGGCCTCGGAGGCACAGTTGCAGGCGTGCGGGCTGTCACGACCGAAGGTGCGCTATGCCAAGGCTTTGGCCGATGCGGGCCTTGATTATGGGGCGATGCGCGGGGCCCCGGTGGAGGATGTCCTGGCTACTTTGATTGCGGTGCCGGGGATCGGGCGGTGGACCGCGGAGATTTATGCCAAGTTTGCCCTGGGCCATGCGGATGTTTTCGCGGCGGGGGATTTGGCGCTGCAAGAGGGGGCAAAGCTGTTGTTTGGGCTGGAGAGGCGCCCCTCGGAAAAGGACATGCGGGCGATGGCTGAGGCTTGGACACCGGTGCGGGCCATTGCCGCCCGGGCGCTCTGGGCCTACTACCGGGAGATGACAAAGCGAGAGGGCGCGATATGA
- a CDS encoding squalene/phytoene synthase family protein yields the protein MSIQACADLVARGDPGRFRAAMAAPLAAREVLLPLYAFNIEVSRAPWVTEEPMIAEMRLQWWRDALEEIAEGRARRHEVVDALGFLDAEGATALDRLIAARRWDIYKDPFEDEAAFAQYIQRTSGHLIDTALRALGGTPSAATEAIGYAAGLARYLVAVPALEARGRVPLLDGRAAAISSLAEEALRAWPGRHGVAMPARAALFEVAGAKAILKRAVADPMAVAEGRLEPPAGREKLSLMAAAFLGRI from the coding sequence GTGAGCATCCAAGCCTGTGCCGATCTGGTCGCCCGCGGCGATCCGGGCCGTTTCCGCGCCGCCATGGCCGCGCCTTTGGCCGCGCGCGAGGTGTTGTTGCCGCTATATGCGTTCAACATCGAAGTCAGCCGCGCCCCTTGGGTGACGGAGGAGCCGATGATTGCCGAGATGCGCCTGCAATGGTGGCGCGACGCATTGGAGGAAATCGCCGAAGGCCGGGCGCGGCGGCACGAGGTTGTGGACGCCCTTGGCTTTCTGGACGCAGAAGGGGCAACGGCGCTGGACCGGCTGATCGCGGCGCGGCGGTGGGATATTTACAAGGATCCGTTCGAGGATGAGGCGGCCTTTGCGCAGTATATCCAGCGGACCTCGGGCCATTTGATCGACACGGCCCTGCGGGCCTTGGGGGGGACGCCTTCGGCGGCAACGGAGGCCATCGGCTACGCCGCTGGTTTGGCACGATATCTGGTGGCGGTGCCCGCGCTTGAAGCGCGCGGGCGGGTGCCGCTCCTCGATGGCCGCGCGGCGGCCATCTCCTCGCTGGCGGAAGAGGCGCTGCGCGCGTGGCCGGGGCGCCATGGGGTGGCGATGCCGGCCCGCGCGGCCCTGTTTGAGGTGGCGGGGGCCAAGGCGATTCTGAAGCGTGCGGTGGCAGACCCGATGGCCGTGGCCGAGGGGCGGTTGGAGCCGCCCGCAGGCCGAGAGAAGCTGAGCCTGATGGCGGCGGCTTTCCTCGGGCGGATCTGA
- a CDS encoding MFS transporter yields the protein MTDSTLPHTAHDDTSAKRNVIVLVMAQAFLGAQMPMLFVIGGLAGLMIAPSPALATLPISLIVFGSMTTAPWISPLMQKFGRKTGFYVGALGGALGAAVAGVGLWIDSFPVFLVGSYFSGIYMSAQGFYRFAATDTASPAFRPKAISYVMAGGLISALIGPQLVKASSEATVIPFVGTYAFIFAINALGAVLFAFLQLPRPEPARADAPKGRTRAELLRDPKIIVAMICGAVSYSLMNLMMTSTPLAVVGCGFTTGNAADVVSAHVIAMFAPSFFTGHLIARFGATKIVATGLALLAAAGAVAMTGVELFQFFAALILLGLGWNFGFIGATAMLTSAHAPEERGAVQGMNDFIVFGAVFIASLSSGVLMYSGGDDVVRGWTSVNLAMVPFLVLAGAALIWLAMRPQARPA from the coding sequence ATGACCGATAGCACGCTCCCCCACACCGCCCATGATGACACCAGCGCCAAGCGCAATGTAATCGTTTTAGTGATGGCCCAAGCCTTCCTCGGGGCGCAAATGCCAATGCTCTTTGTGATCGGCGGGCTCGCGGGCCTGATGATCGCGCCGTCCCCTGCCCTTGCGACGCTGCCGATCTCCCTGATCGTCTTCGGCTCCATGACCACGGCGCCCTGGATCTCTCCGCTGATGCAGAAGTTTGGCCGCAAAACCGGCTTCTACGTGGGGGCTCTGGGCGGTGCTCTTGGGGCGGCTGTGGCGGGCGTTGGCCTCTGGATCGACAGCTTCCCCGTCTTTCTTGTCGGCTCCTACTTCAGCGGCATCTACATGTCCGCCCAAGGCTTTTACCGCTTTGCCGCCACCGACACCGCCTCCCCGGCGTTCCGGCCCAAGGCGATTTCCTATGTTATGGCTGGGGGCCTGATCTCGGCCTTGATCGGCCCGCAATTGGTCAAAGCCTCAAGCGAGGCCACAGTTATTCCCTTCGTCGGCACCTACGCCTTTATCTTTGCAATCAACGCCCTCGGTGCGGTTCTGTTTGCCTTCCTGCAATTGCCGCGCCCTGAACCCGCCCGTGCCGACGCCCCCAAGGGCCGCACCCGGGCCGAGCTGTTGCGGGACCCCAAGATCATCGTCGCCATGATCTGCGGCGCGGTGTCTTATTCGCTGATGAACCTGATGATGACCTCAACGCCGCTGGCGGTGGTCGGCTGTGGCTTCACAACAGGCAACGCCGCCGATGTTGTCTCTGCCCATGTCATCGCCATGTTTGCACCGTCGTTTTTCACCGGACACCTGATTGCGCGCTTCGGGGCCACCAAGATCGTCGCGACCGGGCTGGCGCTTCTGGCCGCCGCAGGGGCAGTCGCCATGACGGGGGTGGAGCTGTTCCAGTTCTTCGCTGCCCTCATCCTTCTGGGCCTCGGCTGGAACTTCGGCTTTATCGGCGCCACCGCCATGCTGACGTCTGCCCATGCCCCTGAGGAACGCGGCGCGGTGCAGGGCATGAACGATTTCATCGTCTTTGGCGCAGTCTTCATCGCCTCGCTCAGCTCCGGCGTGCTGATGTATTCCGGTGGCGATGATGTCGTGCGCGGCTGGACTTCTGTAAACCTCGCCATGGTCCCCTTCCTGGTCCTCGCCGGGGCCGCCCTGATCTGGCTGGCGATGCGCCCGCAGGCGCGTCCCGCCTAA